The DNA region CTGTAAGTGGTATTTTTTTTCCTCAGGGTGATGATATCATCATTAATTCATAAAactactattttatatataagtgAAATCAACTCAATTATAAATCGATCAAATTCATATCACATTGATTCCTTGACAATTGGTTCAAGGTTTGTCAATGTttcttaaaatctttttttaattactttCTATGTAATACTTGGGATATATGCTATAAATAGATCATATGATAAGGATATAATGTACTATTGGTTATTttagctatatatatacacataagtGCAAACAGTATATGATCATCTACTTGTTTAGATTTACATTggtaaaaagaagaaagatttaTAACGCCATACCGGAAATtctaatattatatatctagAAGGTGgaccatattaattttagtcTCTATTAAACATCAATGTTAAATTATCTCAaactgaaaaaattaaaaattaactcAGAACATTCATGTTgagataaattttctttttaaaacatgaaaatttcATGTCTTAAGTAAACGAACATTGCCCATgttgaacctttttttttgaactttcttcttctgatgTAATGAATAAAGAAACTCAATTATATGGAGCTCATGCAAATTAAGATTTATTAGAAGCTAACGAGTCAACAAGACCAACTCGATCGAATGAActgttggaactatttttttagcaatgtattcatatgctaaaaatagaattagtgtgaatgagaaatggaagtctaatgtgtgtgatttgagaaacttgtataaagttacaaatatacacattagatttttggatttggattttgatttgttagttggacgTCATGTTCATTAAtttaatcttataaaccaaatatatgtgatcttttatattcataaaatataaaaaagaaatccatttaaagtatattattttgtttgaatgagtcaaataataataattatactctttaattttttggtcaaaatgtgaaatgaattcacatatTAACTGACAAAAATTAAAGTCTACATTAATGCACCATGGAGGTTTCATTTCTATGttgaaaatgaaacttgtgcttctcattatttttctatataaatggcTTGTTTGCATGATAGAAAGAAATACATAGCAAATACCAAAAGAGAAATCACATTCTCCTATATTGAATagtcatgttagtatttttttttatttcttgtgtctgagagtacaacacaaaactagtttcgccaggcttctgatagagtgaggcaaattcagaagattgtttgcagttgtatcctgggactcattacgttatcgaaccgtcgcactacgggacgtattttgagttaaggaaagagataatatttcgcctctgcagttgaatcatccttttcttactctttgatataattttatcatttttattctttacaatattcagtaatccgtagtttataaaatacggttctatcatgAACAAGTGCAGAGTGATCAAACAAGacatattttttaattgcaAGGCATCATATAAATGTTTAAAGGGCACAATAACTCTTGAGACTAGATAGATCTCTCCCCTTGGTATTTGTGTTGGACCTGTTGCTGAAGTTCACGTAAGCCTCAAAATCAAAAGGTTTATAGAGACGAGGATGTTCATCGTCTACTATCTCCTCAGGCGCATTTATGATCAGTCCTTGTCTAGGAGGCGAGAACAGGCAAGCCACATACCGATCTTTCTTTCCGGTTATAACCACTCGGTGAAGAGGAGGAAACACCCCACCATTCAATAGTAGCTGCAAAAATCCATATTATATACAAGTTAATCACATAATTAaagaatattaaatattgaaactTGAGACTCAAGCAATGTTAATTTTAAGTACATGAAGAGAAGCTCCGGCTATAACAAGGAAAGAAGTATCTTGACACGGCCTAGCTTTGATCCACTCTTCACCATCTTTGGTTTCAATCTCCAAGCCATCTACAACATCGTTCTGGCAAAGTATGCTGAGGAATTGTCTGTCGATATGAGGTTTGAAACCTAGAGTCTCCTCTGTGTTATCGTCAAGTCCTTTgtatttgaatatttgaagGTGGTTCTTTGCTGAGTTAAGATGTTCCTCGATGTATTTCTCGAGCCCGAAACTCTCCATGATCATTGTCCTCACCTTCACATTTAGTTCTATCAACTTCTCTCCAAATGACTGAACATTCTTGCTGAATTTATCGCAAATCTTAATTAATTAGTGCTTTGTAATCGAATTCTTCTGTATTGATATCgctaaattactaaaactagtACCATATATAATACAAACGgatacaaaaatatgaatatgtAAATCTCCATGCGAAATATGTTAATTTCTGATAAAGGACTTAAAATTAGAAAGTATTATTTAGTGTACTTTT from Raphanus sativus cultivar WK10039 unplaced genomic scaffold, ASM80110v3 Scaffold0984, whole genome shotgun sequence includes:
- the LOC108812823 gene encoding probable 2-oxoglutarate-dependent dioxygenase AOP1, which gives rise to MMTSKAQSPLSLPVIDFSSGDLKPETPEWDSVRAQVRAALEEYGCFEATFDGASMELRKAIFKATEEAFNLPLETKLSTKSNELIYKGYLTIPTMPLYEGMGFYGVDSPEVVDDLTHKLWPQGNTPFSKNVQSFGEKLIELNVKVRTMIMESFGLEKYIEEHLNSAKNHLQIFKYKGLDDNTEETLGFKPHIDRQFLSILCQNDVVDGLEIETKDGEEWIKARPCQDTSFLVIAGASLHLLLNGGVFPPLHRVVITGKKDRYVACLFSPPRQGLIINAPEEIVDDEHPRLYKPFDFEAYVNFSNRSNTNTKGRDLSSLKSYCAL